tacttttaaatcccaaaaaataacttacaaaGATACCAAGTGTCCATCATTTTCCCGCATACAAGGATTACACgacgaaaatttatttttatttacatctttaaagtaaaattattatagtttttacattaattttcaaaatttctatatgttactttcattaaaaaaaatatatattatgtttgCGATTACTACCCGATTTGCGAAATAATGTATATCCCGTTAAATTATAGCATCTTGCCTGTAAGCGGTGCCAAAAAAGGTTACTTTTTATATGGTtcaaataacaatttaatttaagaaaattgttaaaCGCAGTCTCGGTTATAATCAGGTTTTGGACTAAAGCAAGTCTAattaaattgagttattttGAACCACTTCAGGTGAAGCGTTATAAAGGCTTTTTAGAGACATTTTGTGCATTTGTAGATTCCATTGAAAACAGAAAGTATTCTAAACTGTCCTTGGAGACATTCTGGGAACATTTCGATAAAACATTCTGAAAGTATCTATTTTGATGAAATGGGTTTATATCCCTGATATGTTCTAAATATCCTAAGTATATGTTTCGGTTAAGTATATTCTGTCAAGAAAAGGGATTTACGGTTGCTTTTcaattaaattaggaaaaaaaaaggtttgaGCTAGTGATGGGAGAATCGAAAAAGTATTCGAATACAAATGATCGAATATTTTGCTTTCGAATATAGTGCTTTATGTCTGTACTATTCTGTAATTCttgtaatatttatgtttttcgcaatttttcaccCAAATTGTTCCAATACCCATTATCGCTTCAACATAGAGcgattcttcttttttttcgttGTCTGCTTGACGAAATTTTAGTTCTCGAGTACTTCACTGAGAATCAATTTCATTCGAATGCACGCCAGAATCGAATAATCGGATCATCCTTAATCCTTTTGCTTGATTATTCCTAACTTTCTCTAAACACAAAAATTGGTATGTATTTTATCTTTAGTGTTTGTGTGTAAAAATTCTcgtttttaataatgtaattagATGTTTTATTCTTGTATATGTTTCAAATGTTTCTATTACGAAATACGCGCGCCAATGTTTCGCCAACGCTTAAGGACTGAGGCCCGGCGGATTGGGATATTCATTTCGGGTGCATTGTGCAGTGGAAATTTACATCCGGAATGGAGGATCAAGGATCTCACTATGCATCCCTTCTTTTCCCGCTTTTTTTTCGTTAATAAGAGCACTCAACATTTTGCGGCAATCTGAAATTGTTAAAAGTGGTTTCTTCTGAGTTGGATAGTCCCAATTTTCAAGCAAATTTAAACGTTAATGTACACAAGTAAACAATTACTACCATTCCTGACCCAGATTTCTGTGTGCCTATCTAGTGAACAATGTGAGTTTAACATATACTAAAACTGCAAAGGATTTAGCTGTTCTCTTTCAAGAGAAACTGACTTTTGCCGAGCATAAGCTCCGTTTTGTGACGAGCTGTATTTTTTCTTGTCAGATTGATCCTTTCAGTATTCATTTGTTGTCTGGTAATGTTACTATCACCTTGATTATAAAGGATGAATTGAGTCTTAAAACTCTTAAGCAACGACGAGAATTATCAGATATATTTGTATTCAAACTAATTAATGGCATCTCAAACTTCCCTGAGCTCTTGGAAAAAACTAAGTTGTACGTTTCTATGAGGTAGACGAACTGTCCTATTTTTGTCCCATTTCATCCAATCAATTATGGCTTGCATTGTCTCAATGATAGAACTTCAAGGTTTATTAACAACAATGTGAACTTACCTCTTTCAATCAAGTTGTATGATTTTAAGAAGTAACTGAGAGAATGTGATAtattttgatagattttttgttatatattttattccgTAATTACATATATTCCCTTTTAGCtttatatgtttaaattttatgatttatttaattcatgTCAAGTCGGAAAGATGGGgttatttgtacatttttttacttgtagTTCTTGACCTGAAAATGCGacagggtgtcccacaatcaacgtcacaggctataacttttttatttttaaatatagacatttttaaggaaatgtatttttaatagttataagaCCAcaacccaaaattacttaaaaaaaagtgctcCCCGACAAATTCATCCCCTTTAAACCACAACATTTATTTTTCCAATGCCACCACCAATATTTCTTTTAAGGTTTGGAatgcttgtaaaattattaattaaatttcataaaaaaatcatttgtcaATCAAACTATGTGTTGACATCTTCGCaaggaatttttaaacttaaaaggtttctgttgcaaaaattaaaatagtaagtttctctttaaattcaatttatacaatatttcaaCTAAAACAATATCCTTTAAATAACCCCAGACTAAAAAATCCAATGGGGTCATATCTGGAGAGCTGGCTGGCCACCTAATAAAACCCCTATTTCCAATCCACCCTTGAGGAAATCTATTGTCTAAATAATCTGTAATAATTTGGGCATTATGGGGTGGAGCGCCATCTTGTTGCCAAATcattaaattatgataaattcaaaaaaggCCAATCATTAAACAATAAGCGCTCTAAAATAGGCAGGTCTTCTAATAGTTCACACAgtgaattttgaagaaaatttaaatattgctcTGAAGTCAATGTAGCTTCATAAAAGTAGGGTCCAATAAAATGTCCATTAAATACAACGGCCCACACGTTTATGCCAATTATAGTTTGAAAACGAGTTTTCATTATCCATCGGGgtttatgaaaatttaagaTTATGAGATATTATATCTATTAACTATCCCATTATTATGGAATATACTTTTATCAGTCCAACAGATTTGTGACAAAACTTCGGGATTGTCATGAATTAAAATCCGAAGGAATGCAATAAACTCTAACCTTCGTTGATAATCAGTAAGGCGAAGTCCTTGTACTAGGTGGATTTTAAAAGGGCGATGTTAGTGTTGTCAAAGAATTCGCTGAATGGTACTTCTTGCAATATTACATTCTCTTGCGATTGTGCAAATGGAAACATATGAATTTACTGCAACATAAGCCAACACATTTTTCCTCATTTCTTGCTGCCAATTCATGATGGGaatcttttaaatttggaaatgatCCGATGCGCATTTTTTCCTCCACTCTTGAAAACGAATTATATGAGGATGTAGGACGATTAGGAAAACCTTCTTGACAAACTATTTCTGCTTCacgacaatttttttctatactaTCCGTAAATAAGAAGCATCTCGACTTATTCATTTGGAGTAAAAAGTTGCGGCATTATGCAAGACAATAGCAAAACTAAATAGTGGAAACTATGGAACTAAAATGTGTATGACCTATACAAAAAGGCCACAAaactgaatattaaaaataagagaatacCAAAACGCATATTGCCAATTTAAAGGATGCATATATTTggctataaatttttttaatagcatttaaaaataccttatatctaaatattttatgctaaagaccaagttaaattatttgtttacagATTCAAAAATACACTATGCCgctgataatttttaactagTGTCAATAGTGTTTGGAGCGTTATTGGCAATAACTAATTTGGGTAGTGGtcctatagctattaaaaatacattttctaaaaaatgtcatacttaaaaataaaaaagttactagcatgtgacgttgattgtgggacatcctgtatagtTACGAAACCGGTTGTAAAATTGAATTAACGGAACTTTCtagagtaaaaaaaaaccctttcaTTTGATTTTAAGCCAAATTCAAACTATACTAGAACATGCACATCACACAGGCAATTTCAGAAACTATTAATGTATCCTGTACAGGTGATTTAAAAAGgcataataatgttttaaatgttttttttttaacatttaagatgtgaacaaaacaaaatagtttTTCGCGACTaccaattattaataaaataaaataaataatttcttaccgAGCCCTAGGCCTTTTAGGATGATGGGTTCCTGTAGGAGAGGCTTGAGTACTTTTACAATGGGGTGATTCCTGTTCTTCATTTGGTTTGCTGAGGAATTGCAATGGCCTAGCACCTTCAAGCATTGAACCTGTATAAAGGAAAAACCTAGAATATAGTATGTGGTATAATAAACCTAGAGAGGGAATAAAAGTTAAATAACTGAAGTCTTGGGATCTCAGTACTGTGACCTCATTTCCTATAAGCTATAAAAAGTGGTAAATTGATAAGCATTGAGTTCAAAATAGTCAGAATATACTTAGCAGCTAAATGAGGTTAACACACCAAAAGGTTTAAgcacttaaaattgtatttagttACATAATGTGGAAGGATCTATGCTTGACATCCAGGAACAACTTGAGAAAATTATAGTTGAACAccatttgttaaattattagaacagtattttatataagttaacCAAATTAGCTACTTCAGTTTTTTATGGCACAGTAAcagtcaattttaatattactctACATTAATGATATTAGGAATCTTAACAAATGGAAGAATTGCATGTTGTATCATATATAAAtcacataaattaaaattaaatcatttatcacaacagaaaactcaaaaaattaacaataccaGCTACTGAAACTTGTCAGTAACCATATCCAAACTTATAGACAGTCAATGGAATCTCCCAGGTATTTAACCTGTTTATAATAGATCTTAACCACTTTAGCTCTTAGCATCAGAGAGATTTCTGAAAGAAGAGtttttaaaaggcaaaaacTGTTTGTTGCCAAAGACTACTAtgacattatatttttatatgtatagcTTTAACTCATTTTCTCTCTCTATAATAACAGTTTATCATTTTTTAGAATCGTTCTAATATATGACTGCAagttttaaactattttaactgattttttatttgagtttttacttttcctttgtttgaatttaaataCTTGACTACACTATTTTTTCTCTCAATATTCAAGCATATTGTATATGATTGACATGTGAATTTTTGATAGGATCAGAAGTCAATTTAAATTTCAGTTGattaagtttacaaacttgttaaaatttaaagttcacagcatttttttaaataaatttcttaccCCCATTATTATACTAAACCACTGTCTATTAGacatattaaagtaaaaataaaaatataatatactaaaaatcaagaaaataaagtttttgatGAAGTACATgtttttttctcccttttgaTAGTAGGAAAGTCAGTTTAAAATTAAGTAGACTCTTAAGACTTATTAAACTTAGAGTTTAAAGTAAACTAATAGCATTTTCAACTGGCTGCACTAAGCTGCACTCAATGCGAACTCGAACAGAGTTACAATTTCCACTGGTAGAAAGAACAGTGTTAAGTGCATGTTGGACCCGATGCGGATTGGTTTTTTGTTCAGCTGCATCAGAACAAATTTGTAAGCTAGCACtcagtaaaatttttttggaactgTCTCATAGAGTCGGTTCTGTGTACCTAACCTCAAATCCACATATCTTAAAATGGGCACTTAATTTGTGCGAATTGAACGACGTTTGGTTTTTCGAATTCTCCCTTCGAGCTCATGCCATAACCGTGCAAATGCAACTCTGTATACTAACAGTTGCTCACCCCGAGACCATTAGAATTAAATAGAAACTGTGCAGCCCAGTCGAAATTGCCATAAATTCCTCACAATCATAcctttaacattatttaaacaaacattaGGTGCAGAGTTTGATCTATCTTGTTGGCCTAGAGCAGCTGGTTGTCTTTCAAGTAGCTGTTTTGTTATCATGTGAGCAGAGCCTACTTGCAAAATTCCTGCACTGGAGTCCATAGGTTGAGCTAAAAGAAACCTGTAGTATGCATCTGTCATTCtagtctaaaaaaaaaagataagttTTGAGAATTCTCTAGGTGACTAGAAACCTAATATTTATAAAGCCAAATTAATCAATGTCATGAATATGAGATGTTTAGAAATGTGtctttattattcaaatattactGTAGCTCGATATCAACAAATTTGGCtctataaaatttgtttgattATACAGGGCGGTCTAGTTCAAATCGTGGGCGTACAAGCAAAACCGTATAAGTCCATAAAAGTGAATTgtgagaaaaatggaaaaaaagattttaatttgcctgtaaaagtttttttgaatatgTGATATTTTAAAGCTGTAGACATGATTTgttagcttttttttaatgataatttatcaGTAAAACACCTATATcatctaagttttttttttattttacgttttttacatACAGGTTggacttacattttttttctgataaatttatttattttgttggacATAAGTGATTAATGGTAAATCATCGTCATCATCACTACTGTCTGATTCGACCAAGTGTTCTGGTGTTTGTTCAACATTTGTGGATGTTGGCAAAGAATTGTACCATCCATGGAATTCGGCCGGAATTATATTGTTATGGCACAGTTTTAGAAGATCCTCTTTCTTCTTTTCAGTGATTGGCAGTTGCTTGCTGTATAATGGTTTTAAGACCTTCGGAAAAGTTGGGGTTTTCCCCCttccaaaaacattaatatactTATAAGGGTCAGAATGcatgtatttaaattcaattatgcATGGCTTGTCTTTTGAGTAACGTAATGATTTGATTAGTAGCCAATTGACTGTGTTTCCTTCTGTATCTTTACTCTTATTTCAAAGTATTTTTACAGACAAAGCCTTTAGATCATAgaagtcattaaattttaattcttggaCATTGTATGgttgacttttttgtttttatttctgtttgatCTGGCGagtctaaaaatattaagccAATCTTGAATTGTGTAAACTGGTACATATTTCTCTGCATGTTCAATTGAGCTATGCATGGAGTCCACCTCCATGTAGGAATGCCCACTTTCCATAAAATTATGTTGAATAACTTGAAGGTGCGTAACCTGCACTAAATAAAGCAGTAAAGCTGCAACATGTTGGTTGCGGTTCTGTCCTCCACATGTATCGGACCAGAGTGACACCCGATTTACATGCAGAGGCAGGTGTGTTAAGTATTCAAACAAACAAGTGCCTATTTCTGAACTTCCTCGTTTTCCGTTAATCTCAGTCCAGCAATAACAGTTGGCATCATTTGGAGGGGCCGAGTTATAAATAGTAAGGTTGAAAACACATAGTTTTCTTGAGTAGTACATGGGGCTTACGTCGGAGCAGGGTATTTGAAGGACTGACTGCAAATCAAAAGTTGCTGAAATAAATGTCGGGTCGTTAAGAGCGCATATTTTGTCCTTTTCTTTGGCAGAGTAGCAATCCCTTTTACGACTTTCATgtctttcaaatttttcaatatcGGTCTGACTCTCATCACCTGTCTTATGTTTTTCACAAGTTTGACAAAGGTCTTTTTTAGGGTGAAAAaaggataaattaaatttggaaccAAAATACCTTTTATACGTTATGAACGATacagcttcttttttttctgttttacatttttccTCATAAAGGTTGTACATCTTAGCTATTGATAATTTGCTGTCCAAGTATTCCTTTTTAGTTGACTTTCGGGAATAATGGGATGGTACGGTCGGAAAACTTTGAATGTGCCTTTCTACATCGGCAAGAAGTTCTGGCCTGGTTTTGTTCTTGGGTACCGATTTGCCACGTCTGTCTTCACCGACATAGACGCCAGAAGAGACTTTAtaacaaaatgcattttttacaaCATCAGCACTTATATTaagagttttcaaaaaaaatgcctgACAAACTCTTAgtttgtttttatcttttgtaaaaTAGTACTGTTTAGAATTACTTCTAGGAGCCTTATTTCCATTTCTCTGTCTTCTTCTCTCTGGAGAAGAGCTTGTGACATTTGCaagaataaaatctttttgccgtgtaaaattattcattctcCAATACGTTAAACAGAAAGTTTCCCTTTTCTCTTCTAAAAATTTTGTCTGACATTTAAAACGACACTTTTCACAGTTAATGGCTTGAGGTTTCTTGGCTGGCCGCTAATTGTTGTTAGTCACATAATCAAGTCCCTcgcttcttcttttttttgccACAGCTCCACTTTTTAGGTTGACTTTCTTTCCATCTTTTAAGCTGTGTGTCATTTCCAAGctctacaaaaaaatagaagtaaggcaattaaggaattttctaatttttctgtgACAACTAAAAATCTTACCGTCATTTGAATCATCTGTTTCATTAAAGTCTGGATCTAGGATCGAGTCATCACTATCTTCAATTAAGGCTAAATTGTCTTCATTGAAGGAATGCTGAGACACATGATCAACAGACGGTTCTgatacatttaaatttcccaCCTCAGACTCTCTttcaatttctatatttttatctaaaatttagaaaaaaacttaagtctGTTAAGCTACTAGTACCACAAATAGGATGAAAAACTTAAGTCCATTTACCTATGAATAAcacaaacagaaaaaaaactgaagtcCCTACACAGTTTAAAACTAGcgaataaaaatctaataaaaatgaaacagatAATAATTTGCTGTAActgtaaaatgcattttaactCTAAATATCCAAAATATAAGAAGTTCTATCTACTTACCTTTCGGTGTAGCATCGCGCTGTTCTCCAACCCTTTCATGAAACCTGGACACGTTAGAGCCTATTatactattataactaatagAGTTTTCATCACTACTACTTCTCTGGTTTAGTGTATTATTACATGCCATAAACACAAGTTTTTTCCCTCTGGAAGACATACTGACCAACCGCCACAAAcaacaaaataatgtaaactgccggcaaataaaataacacaagtacgcgtaaatatttacttaaatggaCTTACAAGTTTTTTCCTGTTTAAACTTGTCTCATGCTCCTAATAAAAATCGCTTAAGTGCACAACTGCAAtacctgattttttttgttcaaaattaaaatattttagacttaGGCAAATACATGTGGCCTATATCTTTTAAAGTATGGGGAAAATGGACTTAAATGATTGTTGACTTGATGAGAAATCATCGCGCGGACTTAGTGGTACGAAAAACTCAAGTtcgtcaaaaagtggacttaaAGGGATTTGCTTGTACGACCACGAAATGTCCTCTTATCCAAATCTACCTCacagatttgagacaaaaaaggaccaagttTCTCTGTATGTTatgccactggcaatttttttttaagcctcATCAGTAATTGATAATTCACTataataacctgcatgcgaaatttaattaaaattaagctggtagtttaaaagttatgataaataagcCATTAATTATTCTCAACTTTAATACTGCAtacatttctgagaaaatttttatgatgaaagtctatttctttttaaattctctatcacttattaaaattaatgatgtttaaactggaccaccctgtatattctttGTGTCAGAATGTTATTTATTGTGTGCTTTTGATGCACCTTAAATCTTTTAACTTAGGTTTGAAATTGATTGAGAAATCCATATTGTGAAATTTTTCATCTTTCATATTGACacaaaaaagcataatttatctatattttcattcttttataatatacaATTTCCAATACTATTTGGTATGACCAATTTTCATCTCCAGGAATTTGTATGTGTGGGTtgttaaatcttaaaaactggaAATCCTTTTTATAAATGATGTCATGGACTTATGAAGATTACCAGATTGCATAAAGTAAATCAAAATCTTACTTAAACTGATATACTATACCAAGTGGTGGGTCACTGAGCAGAACATAAGAAATcccaattattggcttccctgtacattttacagaaaaaaatgtaagtgAAACAGGCAACGGCAAATGGgtaccagtaaaatgaatattgtcactgatgTGAGGAAAAGtctcaataaatcagtgacagtagatatttgaaaacaagtatgaattattcaatcgatgAAAAAATAgcctaataaatataattaagtggcattatgcagGAAACAAATGGTTACATATTACTTttaatgtatggttgtgagattgataaaatgaaaaaaaaaaacatttcttgtattcggctggtggctggtgtctggttttacctgaaccgaaaatttggtaattttgcaattacatttaattgaataattcaagattcgcttattaacattttttgaaactttgcacgagggttttccagattggtctcttcaaaaagttatcttacattttttctgtaaaatgtacaaggaagccaataattgacccccttaaaatttacatgggattttctATGTTCCGCTTGGAGACGCACCACCCAGTATGTCCAATATAACATACCTGATGGCACAAAGAAGGAACACCTGCTGTACATCTCTGATGGAATTTGTATCCACAAGTCCTGCAGTTAAATCCAGtaaaaacaagttttcgacACACTTCACAAAACActatggaaaaaaaagtttttctaacAAAATTATGTGAGATACTAGTAGGAATAggaaatttgtcaataattttaattgttactAAGTCATACTCAAGACTACTAATATCTACATTCCAGTTTAGTTTTTGGGTTGAACTTTCATCTCCAAGATAGGCCTCACACATTTCACAACTTAGATTTCTTCTGTTCATTGGTTTTTCTAATGCTCTCCTTAAAGTCATTCCTTCTCTAACTGACACACTAGTTCTTTGATGATTGGGAAGAAAAGCTCTCAAAAATCTTGGAGTCTGGTATGGTATTAATGGAGGAGGAAGTTGTCTCTTATGTTGTTTGTCTCTCTCCAGAGTACTATGGTTACTCTGACTCTGGCTGAGTAGGGAGAGGCTACTAGAGCTACCACTGAAACAAAATAGCATTTTATTATGCAATATGCAACAGAGTATTGAAAGAATatgaaatacaattttaatacattaatgGAGTTACTAGAAAGACCTACCTATAGGAATCCTTGCCACAGGTGCCTCCTGTATTTATTTGTTCACTCAATTTCCTCTTACTCTCTTCCAGTTCATGCAATTTGGAAGTTAATTCTTCATATTCTTTTAAGTACATAGCAGGAGGATGCTGAAAATCGGCGAACTTTGCATTCAAGGCATCAATATTGGCTCTTGTCAGAGAGattacattttcaatattttttatttcttcttgtAAGTCTAGAATAAGTTCATGTTCATCCTCGCTTTCGCTCGACATGTTGCCAGAAGACCTGGCCGCATCAGAACACGAAGAAAAACTTCTATTCAGACTTTTACCATTTGAATTCTTTACATATTCAAATTCCCTCACAACAGCCATAGCATTCCACTCTCATGTTTGGTTTTTTTCTTGACATTTCCGGGAATGTGACAAAACAGTGACAAAACTGACAGATCACAAGCCGGGCTCTGTCAAATGTGTAAGGCTGTATTTGCAACCAATTCCAATTTGAAATGAAGGTGCAAATTAGTTGATGTCAAAGGGGTCAC
The sequence above is a segment of the Anthonomus grandis grandis chromosome 12, icAntGran1.3, whole genome shotgun sequence genome. Coding sequences within it:
- the LOC126742783 gene encoding raf homolog serine/threonine-protein kinase Raf; its protein translation is MAVVREFEYVKNSNGKSLNRSFSSCSDAARSSGNMSSESEDEHELILDLQEEIKNIENVISLTRANIDALNAKFADFQHPPAMYLKEYEELTSKLHELEESKRKLSEQINTGGTCGKDSYSGSSSSLSLLSQSQSNHSTLERDKQHKRQLPPPLIPYQTPRFLRAFLPNHQRTSVSVREGMTLRRALEKPMNRRNLSCEMCEAYLGDESSTQKLNWNVDISSLEYDLVTIKIIDKFPIPTSISHNFVRKTFFSIVFCEVCRKLVFTGFNCRTCGYKFHQRCTAGVPSLCHQTRMTDAYYRFLLAQPMDSSAGILQVGSAHMITKQLLERQPAALGQQDRSNSAPNVCLNNVKGSMLEGARPLQFLSKPNEEQESPHCKSTQASPTGTHHPKRPRARSADESKPLLAARESIEDWEIPADEILVGNRVGSGSFGTVYKAHWHGPVAVKTLNVKIPTVQQLQAFKNEVTVLRKTRHVNILLFMGCVSKPQLAIVTQWCDGSSLYKHLHVAETKFSLFILIEIQRQIAQGMEYLHAKNIIHRDLKSNNIFLHDDMTVKIGDFGLATAKTRWSGSQQSRQPTGSILWMAPEVIRMQEDNPYSFQSDVYAYGIVMFEMLSGQLPYGKINNKDQILFMVGRGYLKPEVTSLRQDTPNALRRLLEQCIKFNREERPLFSQICSSLENMLRNHPKISKSASEPNMNRTTLSEDFTYNSQSPNTPSYNSNFLFYGATGNI